AGACGACTCCCCAAGCCCTCCACGGGCCGGCCTATAGCGGTCTCGGCGTTGACACCAAATAAGGCTTGGGCCGATTCATTGTACCATCGTACGATCCCCGAATCGTCTACAGCAATAATGCCGCTGGGCATGGAGTGAAGCAGGGTTTCGGCTAAGGCCTTTTGAATAGTAGCTTCCTCATAGAGCAAGGCATTCTCAAGGGTTGTGGAAACGCATTCGGTCAGGCTGATCAGATGATCCAAGTGGCGTTTCTCAAGCGGAAGCCCCGAGGAAAGCTGGCCGACAAACAGCCAGCCTAGGAGCCGGTGGTGGGATTGTAGCGGGATGAGCACTTCGGCGCCCATTTGGTCTAGCATGTCCCGCAGCATCAATCGATCGGAGACCTCCCGGATATGGTCGAGATGAGGATGGGAGACGGCATGCGTGTGGAGGGTCATCCAATTGACGTAGGGATGGTTTTCTCCGAATTCAAGCGACACGGAGGACTCGAGGCAGCGCAGACCGGCGCGGAGTCGATAGGCGGCGATATCGCGAGTTCTACTGAAAATTCCAATACGTGAGACCCGCAGGGCGTCGGCAACTTCGTCAACAAGCCGTTGCAACAGGGATTCAACGTTGGTGAAATGACGCATCGCCGCAGAAAAATCGCGAATATCGAAGGAAGGGTCGGGTTCTGCCTGAGGTCTGTTCTGGAGGGCCTCTGCCACAACGGTCAGCCGCAAGGTCTCCTGCCGAAGAAGGACATTTTCAGAAGCCAGTTCCAGGTGGCGGAGAGCCCGTTGCACCAGACAGTTCACCCTGTGGCGGTCCATAACCGGGTCGGGCTCGGTGGCGTAGACATCACTTTGTTGAGCCTGAAGCATGGGGTCGGAGCCGGGGATACCAAACGCGATAACAAGGGCATGGGGATAATTCCGATTAACAAGACCCAACAGGCCGAGGGCTTCCCGGGTCTGCAAATCCAGGAGCAGAACACGGTCTTGCTGCTGCTCAAGCTCCTTCTGGACACGGATAGGGGTTTCGAGATGGCGCACCACGGCGAGAGTCCCCAGCATGGTGCCCATTCGGGTAGCCCATGCCTCATTGGTACTGAACAACAGGCAGGTGGATCCAGATGAGTGCGTCATGCTGGTTTGTCCTCCTTAAGCAAGGGGAGGGCGATGGTAAATGTCGTGCCGCGTCCAGATTCGCTCTTTACGTCAATCAGGCCGTTATGCTCCTGAATGATCCCATGGGCTACTGATAAGCCCAGCCCTGTTCCTTGAGACTTGGTGGTGAAAAAGGGATCAAAGATGTGCATGAGATCCTCCGGAGAAATGCCCTCGCCGGTATCCTGAATGCGGACCAGAATCATGGGGCGATCCGGATGCCCATTCCACCATGCACTTAAGGGGTGTTCGGGGGATGGCTGGCTCGTAACGACCGTGAGCGTACCACCCTGTTCCATCGCCTCAATAGCGTTCAGGAAGAAATTTATGAAAGCCTGACTGAGTTGATCACCATCAGCATTGATATAGTCCGGCGAGATCGCGAAGGAAGTGGAGAGTTGAATATTCTTGGAACGCATTTGCTGCTGGAGGAGTTTGAGGGTGTTGCTCAGCAGGTCATGGAGAGAAATGGCCGCCAGGACAGGCTTTGAAGGGCGTGAGAACCGGAGAAGCTGGTTGACGATTGAGTCAATGCGTTTGACTTCACCGCCTACCAGAGACGAGAACGTCTCGCGGAAATCGGCATCGTCATAGCGTTCGGGCATCAGTTGGGTGAACGTTTTGATGGAGACAAGAGGATTTTTAATTTCATGCGCCATGCCAGCGGCGAGGGTACCCAAGCTCGCCAGTCGGTCAGTACGCCGGACCTGAAGTTCAAGCTGTCGGATGGTCGTGAGGTCGTTGATCACCAGAAACGCTCCCAGTTTTTTCCCCGCATGCCCATAGATAGCCGAACTGCTGATCCGGAGCGGGATGGGCTCGCCATGCGATTGAGAGAGGGCATAATCCTGGTTTGTAATGGCGAGGCTGCCACTCAGCGACTCTTTAAGAAGGTT
Above is a genomic segment from bacterium containing:
- a CDS encoding ATP-binding protein, producing MTHSSGSTCLLFSTNEAWATRMGTMLGTLAVVRHLETPIRVQKELEQQQDRVLLLDLQTREALGLLGLVNRNYPHALVIAFGIPGSDPMLQAQQSDVYATEPDPVMDRHRVNCLVQRALRHLELASENVLLRQETLRLTVVAEALQNRPQAEPDPSFDIRDFSAAMRHFTNVESLLQRLVDEVADALRVSRIGIFSRTRDIAAYRLRAGLRCLESSVSLEFGENHPYVNWMTLHTHAVSHPHLDHIREVSDRLMLRDMLDQMGAEVLIPLQSHHRLLGWLFVGQLSSGLPLEKRHLDHLISLTECVSTTLENALLYEEATIQKALAETLLHSMPSGIIAVDDSGIVRWYNESAQALFGVNAETAIGRPVEGLGSRLADLLRRTLGESGASQSSEWIQQDTQRNLVTRTQRLANQTRCLGAVAVVQDTTDQNSMKEQQDRLDRATFWTELAASLSHEVRNPLVAIKTFAQLLPERYEDKDFQHEFRDLVSSEIERLNSIVDQIHAFANPPSLNFKPLGIKRCLESSLSLVFPTPAPNIKVTLTAPENLPKVPGDERALGEAFVHLIKNAAEALTPTPKGEITMTIAMESGPLPGIVITIKDNGPGILPALVDKAFSPFSTTKARGLGLGLPIARRTILDHQGKIALHSNEFGVLATIHLPVATQLEEETP